A region of Centropristis striata isolate RG_2023a ecotype Rhode Island chromosome 17, C.striata_1.0, whole genome shotgun sequence DNA encodes the following proteins:
- the wrap53 gene encoding telomerase Cajal body protein 1 → MSESAGNGESSGGVAGAGQDAEADNEPPHQEPPLLEGGGLEVEDNSEDGVPSCAKRPRMSEDEQGVELVAKPDKMHDETPAAADLLQEEPAQPAQRTVEPLQCEDDGRAGEEVPASGGGEEECHQNGNGEHDPPLGEGEAEVEEEHNGNRSADSPSEGQRLGLDFTQNPQMLTGSWTEYSNFPENYLKGCKWAPDGSCILTNSADNVLRVYNIPPEIYSYNWDLLPEMSPVLRMAEGDTIYDYCWYPKMNSLDADTCFLASSSRDNPVHVWDAFYGEVRASFRPYNHLDELTAAHSLCFSPDGTQLYCGFDKTVRVFYTERPGRDCEERPTVVKKQGQSGIISCFGFSPCQSVYACGSYSRCAGLYSCQDGTLLALLPTRHHGGLTHLLFSPDGNYLYTGGRKDPEILCWDLREPGKVVFSLKRNVATNQRIYFDLDQSGKYLLSGDTEGIVSVWDTQTAPPDGNEELLQPQLRFQAHWDCTNGISMHPFMPLLATSSGQRQFPWPSESEGDSASEGEGGESVMSPQETRQDNAMTLWWAGPLAPPAEGNQEQSTEVVEA, encoded by the exons atgtcTGAATCAGCTGGAAATGGTGAAAGTAGCGGCGGTGTGGCAGGTGCAGGGCAGGATGCAGAAGCGGATAATGAGCCCCCTCATCAGGAACCACCTTTGCTTGAGGGTGGAGGCTTAGAGGTTGAGGATAACTCAGAGGACGGGGTACCTTCATGTGCTAAGCGACCCAGAATGAGCGAGGACGAACAGGGAGTGGAGCTGGTTGCAAAGCCTGACAAGATGCATGATGAAACACCAGCAGCGGCTGACTTGCTGCAGGAAGAGCCAGCCCAACCAGCACAAA GAACAGTGGAACCACTACAATGTGAAGATGATGGTCGAGCAGGGGAGGAGGTTCCCGCCAGTGGGGGAGGTGAAGAAGAATGTCATCAGAATGGAAATGGAGAGCATGATCCGCCCTTAGGAGAAGGAGAGGCagaagtggaggaggagcaCAACGGGAACAGGTCTGCAGACAGTCCTAGTGAAGGACAGCG CCTTGGCTTAGATTTTACCCAGAACCCCCAGATGCTGACTGGTTCCTGGACTGAGTACTCAAACTTTCCAGAGAATTACCTCAAAGGCTGCAAATG GGCTCCTGATGGTTCCTGTATCCTGACCAACAGTGCAGACAATGTGCTCCGTGTGTACAACATCCCTCCAGAGATTTACAGCTACAACTGGGACTTGCTTCCTGAGATG AGTCCAGTGCTGAGGATGGCAGAGGGAGACACCATCTACGACTACTGCTGGTACCCCAAGATGAACTCTCTGGACGCGGACACATGCTT CTTAGCCAGCAGTAGCCGTGACAACCCAGTCCACGTGTGGGATGCATTTTACGGGGAGGTACGGGCCAGCTTCCGACCTTACAACCACCTGGATGAGCTGACGGCAGCCCACTCCCTCTGCTTCTCGCCCGACGGAACACAGCTCTACTGCGGCTTCGACAAAACAGTCAGGGTCTTCTACACGGAGCGTCCTGGGAGAGACTGTGAGGAGCGGCCCACCGTAG TGAAGAAGCAGGGCCAGAGTGGCATCATCTCCTGCTTTGGCTTCAGCCCCTGCCAGTCTGTTTACGCCTGTGGCTCTTACTCCCGCTGCGCTGGCCTCTACTCCTGCCAAGACGGCACCCTGCTGGCTCTGCTGCCGACCCGCCACCACGGAGGCCTCACCCATCTGCTCTTCTCCCCTGACGGCAACTACCTGTACACCGGTGGGCGCAAG GATCCAGAAATCCTGTGCTGGGACCTGAGAGAGCCGGGCAAAGTTGTGTTTTCCCTGAAGAGAAACGTGGCCACTAACCAACGCATCTACTTTGACCTGGACCA GTCAGGGAAGTACCTGCTAAGCGGTGACACAGAGGGAATTGTTTCAGTTTGGGACACCCAGACAGCTCCTCCTGATGGTAACGAGGAGCTACTGCAGCCACAGCTCAGGTTCCAGGCCCATTGGGACTGCACCAACGGCATCAg CATGCACCCCTTCATGCCACTGTTGGCAACATCCAGCGGGCAACGGCAGTTCCCGTGGCCCAGCGAGAGCGAGGGTGACTCGGCCTCTGAGGGCGAGGGAGGCGAATCCGTGATGTCCCCTCAGGAGACCCGACAAGACAACGCCATGACTCTGTGGTGGGCCGGACCGCTCGCCCCCCCCGCCGAGGGGAACCAAGAGCAGAGCACAGAGGTGGTGGAGGCCTGA